A stretch of DNA from Streptomyces xanthii:
AGGAGCGGGCCAACCGCCTGGAGAAGGAGCGCGAGGCGCAGGCCAAGGTCGCGGTCGCGGCCGAACGGGCGCGCATCGCCCGCGAGTTGCACGACGTCGTCGCGCACAACGTGTCGGTGATGGTCGTGCAGGCCGACGGCGCCGCCTACGTCATGGACGCCGCGCCCGACCAGGCCAAGAAGGCCCTGGAGACCATCTCCGGCACCGGCCGGCAGGCCCTCGCCGAGATGCGCCGGCTGCTCGGCGTGCTGCGCACCGGCGAGCCCGAGGAGGGCGGCGAGTACGTGCCGCAGCCGGACGTGCAGCAGATCGAGGACCTCGTCGAGCAGGTGCGCACGGCGGGCCTGCCCGTCGACTTCAAGGTCGAGGGCACCGCCCGCCCGCTGCCCAGCGGCGTCGAGCTGACCGCCTACCGCATCGTCCAGGAGGCGCTCACCAACACCCGCAAGCACGGCGGCTCCGACGTCGGCGCCAGCGTCCGGCTCGTCTACTTCGACGACGGGCTCGGGCTGCTCGTCGAGGACGACGGCAAGGGCGCCCCGCACGAGCTCTACGAGGACGGGGGCGCCGACGGCCGCGGCCACGGCCTCATCGGGATGCGCGAGCGCGTCGGTATGGTCGGCGGCACGCTGGACGCGGGCCCGCGCCCCGGCGGTGGCTTCCGCATCAGCGCCCTGCTGCCTCTCAAGCCCGCTCATTGACACGTACCAGCGCCACCGGACCCGTACCGGCGCACGCACCGCTCCACCCCGCCCACCAGATGTGAGGACCCGCCCGATGTCGATCAAGGTGATGCTCGTCGACGACCAGGTGCTGCTGCGCACCGGTTTCCGGATGGTGCTCGCGGCCCAGCCGGACATGGAGGTCGTCGCCGAGGCGGGCGACGGCGTCGAGGCCCTCGAGGTGCTGCGCTCCACGTCCGTGGACGTGGTCCTCATGGACGTGCGCATGCCGAAGCTCGACGGCGTCGAGACGACCCGGCGGATCTGCTCGGAGCCGAACCCGCCGAAGGTGCTGATCCTGACCACCTTCGACCTGGACGAGTACGCGTTCTCCGGCCTCAAGGCGGGCGCCTCCGGCTTCATGCTCAAGGACGTGCCGCCCGGTGAGCTGCTCACCGCGATCCGCTCCGTGCACAGCGGCGACGCGGTCGTCGCCCCGTCCACCACCCGGCGGCTGCTCGACCGGTTCGCCCCGATGCTGCCCAGCAGCACCAAGGAAC
This window harbors:
- a CDS encoding response regulator transcription factor — translated: MSIKVMLVDDQVLLRTGFRMVLAAQPDMEVVAEAGDGVEALEVLRSTSVDVVLMDVRMPKLDGVETTRRICSEPNPPKVLILTTFDLDEYAFSGLKAGASGFMLKDVPPGELLTAIRSVHSGDAVVAPSTTRRLLDRFAPMLPSSTKEPQHQQLARLTEREREVMILVAQGLSNGEIAARLVLSEATVKTHVGRILTKLDLRDRVQVVVLAYETGLVRAGGGQG
- a CDS encoding sensor histidine kinase → MQRLYAFLRRHPTWVDSFWAVVLLGLSVVSLSPVNGAPVHDTNVVAAVVLSVVLCVVVALRRRMPELMLVLAAVSGLAQMVFDGRAVVADFALLVIIYTVAANGAKWASRFGLIGGLCAAPLAELRWPTEHSSGLGHLAVTIFQMVPFALAWVLGDSLSTRRAYLAQLEERANRLEKEREAQAKVAVAAERARIARELHDVVAHNVSVMVVQADGAAYVMDAAPDQAKKALETISGTGRQALAEMRRLLGVLRTGEPEEGGEYVPQPDVQQIEDLVEQVRTAGLPVDFKVEGTARPLPSGVELTAYRIVQEALTNTRKHGGSDVGASVRLVYFDDGLGLLVEDDGKGAPHELYEDGGADGRGHGLIGMRERVGMVGGTLDAGPRPGGGFRISALLPLKPAH